In Oryza brachyantha chromosome 2, ObraRS2, whole genome shotgun sequence, a single window of DNA contains:
- the LOC121053557 gene encoding protein CASPARIAN STRIP INTEGRITY FACTOR 1-like, producing MMQLKARRSAAASSLQFALVFALLISNSLAGRQRSFMIDQGSAQLQQGPEAEKKNGARIQVHGRILSVKTNDYGSYDPSPSMDKPHFKLIPN from the exons ATGATGCAGCTGAAGGCTCGGCGATCCGCCGCTGCTTCTTCCCTGCAGTTTGCTCTCGTCTTCGCCCTGCTGATCTCGAATTCATTGGCAG GGAGACAACGCAGCTTCATGATTGATCAAGGTTCTGCTCAGCTTCAACAG GGACCAgaagctgaaaagaaaaatggagcACGGATACAAGTGCATGGCCGGATTCTCAGTGTGAAGACAAATGACTACGGCAGTTACGACCCTTCCCCATCCATGGACAAGCCTCACTTCAAGCTCATACCCAACTGA